One region of Scophthalmus maximus strain ysfricsl-2021 chromosome 13, ASM2237912v1, whole genome shotgun sequence genomic DNA includes:
- the kng1 gene encoding kininogen-1, giving the protein MRSGLGLCVLGLLCLHSSDSLQVYYEPSTVSLEHHINLLLLCDDPSVEAPVSSALHAYNGRLRSGHKLALFQILGASRLENSTGSMYSLQFTSRRSNCPAGGSKHWTECDYLLQGSQRPFTCKATVYVTDTASDTQQVDCFLDGYIAPEKASCLGCPEAIDENSEDLKVPLSASISKYNANSNSTHLFTLNSVGKATRQVIAGFRFKVTFDMRKSTCAKAEHTDLNELCVPNDQDVELSYCNSTVDVAPWRFESPEARIECTAGPMPPMILNRRRPAGWSPLRHILYERPYASPPPPTLPPPPPPPAPQSPSKASAKEESSEEDTTTEAPRPSASPDVSMTARYADAVGVHPLHCPSKPWKPFGAPVQPGAATEAPPEADSSQPTAGFRDTDMLA; this is encoded by the exons ATGAGGAGTGGACTGGGCCTGTGTGTGCTGGGCCTGCTGTGCCTCCACAGCTCGGACTCTTTGCAG gtcTATTATGAACCATCTACAGTAAGCCTGGAGCACCACATCAACCTCCTGCTCCTGTGTGACGACCCGTCCGTGGAGGCGCCCGTCAGCAGCGCCCTGCACGCGTACAACGGGCGGCTGAGGTCTGGACACAAGCTGGCGCTCTTTCAGATACTAGGAGCCTCCAGG ttaGAGAACAGCACTGGCTCCATGTATTCACTGCAGTTCACCAGCAGAAGGAGCAactgtccagcagggggcagcaaacACTGGACAGAGTGCGACTATCTGCTTCAGGGGAGCCAG AGGCCGTTCACATGCAAAGCCACGGTCTACGTGACTGACACAGCAAGTGACACTCAGCAGGTGGATTGTTTCCTCG ACGGCTACATCGCCCCAGAGAAGGCGTCCTGTCTGGGCTGCCCGGAGGCGATTGACGAGAACTCGGAGGACCTCAAGGTGCCTCTGTCGGCCTCCATCTCCAAGTACAACGCCAATTCCAACTCGACTCACCTGTTCACCCTGAACAGTGTTGGCAAGGCCACCAGAcag GTGATCGCAGGTTTCAGGTTCAAGGTGACCTTTGACATGAGGAAGAGCACCTGCGCCAAGGCCGAACACACGGACCTCAACGAGCTGTGTGTCCCTAATGACCAGGACGTG GAGTTGTCATACTGTAACTCTACGGTGGATGTAGCTCCATGGAGATTCGAGTCCCCAGAGGCCCGGATAGAGTGTACAGCAGGTCCAATGCCCCCCATG ATACTCAACAGGCGCCGTCCCGCCGGCTGGTCTCCACTCAGGCACATTCTGTACGAGCGCCCCTACGCCTCGCCGCCTCCGCCCactcttccacctccacctccacctcccgcCCCACAGTCCCCCTCCAAGGCCTCAGCCAAAGAGGAGTCGTCCGAGGAGGACACCACGACCGAGGCCCCCCGGCCGTCCGCCTCGCCCGACGTGTCCATGACCGCCAGATATGCAGATGCTGTGGGCGTCCACCCCTTGCACTGCCCGTCCAAGCCCTGGAAACCCTTCGGGGCGCCGGTTCAACCTGGAGCCGCGACGGAGGCTCCCCCTGAGGCGGACTCCTCCCAGCCGACAGCCGGCTTCAGGGATACAGACATGCTGGCATAA